Proteins from a genomic interval of Oreochromis aureus strain Israel breed Guangdong linkage group 6, ZZ_aureus, whole genome shotgun sequence:
- the LOC116329062 gene encoding serine/threonine-protein kinase pim-1-like, protein MKKETRKNTNAGDKKDPGDQDSKSRMAKRKASPEKKTSEKRRRVTEQAAPSTSTDTHQAKGVKRKAQQDGAGTTSPPKKIKLAEPTSGDKEQASSSVDAGKDCSPNTKGCTKNGRRKSAGHSKESPKKKKKDKTKNVVQNTAADQQREFQGRYVQEHHLGKGGCGVVFAGYRITDHFPVAIKHIPKDKIPIQVTDKNGKQVSMEVAIMLKLAAEADGSVGTSAPVSLLDWFDFGTELILVQERPVPAVDLYDYIKENGGCLPEEKAKVILKQLVDAAKDLEEKHIFHRDIKSENILIETGSDVPRVRIIDFGLSCFAMERSRFRFFYGTAIHTPPECYRRKRYRPGPTTVWQMGVVLYEALHVGDFNTETFLQKELEFNKHLSSHCRNFLDACLTNVPKKRPTLGDLQLHPWLR, encoded by the exons atgaaaaaggaaacaagaaaaaatacaaatgcaggAGATAAGAAAGATCCAGGAGATCAAG aCTCTAAGAGCAGGATGGCTAAAAGAAAGGCCAGTCCTGAAAAGAAGACCTCCGAAAAAAGAAGGAGGGTCACTGAGCAGGCTGCTCCTTCCACCAGCACAGATACACATCAGGCCAAAGGAGTGAAGCGTAAGGCCCAGCAAGATGGAGCAGGCACAACCAGTCCACCAAAGAAGATTAAACTTGCTGAGCCTACGAGCGGTGACAAGGAGCAAGCGTCTTCCTCCGTGGACGCTGGTAAAG ACTGCAGTCCAAACACAAAGGGGTGCACAAAAAATGGCAGAAGGAAGTCTGCGGGACACAGCAAAGAGTCacccaagaaaaagaaaaaggacaaaaccaAAAACGTCGTCCAAAATACAGCAGCCGACCAGCAAC GGGAATTCCAAGGCAGATATGTGCAGGAGCACCATCTAGGAAAAGGCGGCTGTGGAGTAGTGTTTGCTGGCTACAGGATAACAGATCATTTCCCA GTAGCCATCAAACACATTCCCAAGGACAAAATCCCCATCCAAGTGACG GATAAGAACGGGAAGCAGGTCTCGATGGAAGTGGCCATTATGCTGAAGCTTGCAGCTGAAGCAGATGGATCAGTGGGAACGTCTGCACCCGTGTCTCTGCTGGACTGGTTTGACTTCGGCACAGAGCTGATCCTGGTGCAGGAGAGACCTGTCCCCGCTGTGGACCTGTATGATTACATAAAAGAAAATGGAGGCTGTTTACCAGAGGAAAAGGCCAAG GTCATTCTGAAGCAACTGGTTGATGCAGCAAAGGACCTGGAGGAGAAACACATCTTTCACCGGGACATCAAGAGTGAAAACATTCTGATTGAGACCGGCTCAGATGTGCCTCGTGTTCGTATCATCGACTTTGGCCTGAGCTGCTTTGCTATGGAGCGATCGCGGTTCCGCTTCTTCTATG GTACAGCTATCCACACCCCTCCCGAATGTTACCGGCGTAAAAGATACAGGCCTGGACCCACCACGGTGTGGCAAATGGGAGTGGTGCTGTATGAAGCGCTTCATGTGGGGGACTTTAATACCGAGACGTTCCTCCAAAAGGAACTGGAATTCAACAAGCATCTGTCCTCAC aCTGCCGGAATTTCTTGGACGCATGTTTAACCAATGTCCCGAAGAAGCGCCCAACACTGGGAGACCTCCAGCTTCACCCCTGGCTCAGATAA